In Populus trichocarpa isolate Nisqually-1 chromosome 16, P.trichocarpa_v4.1, whole genome shotgun sequence, a genomic segment contains:
- the LOC7468840 gene encoding uncharacterized protein LOC7468840 yields MAESLDNGEFWLPPQFLLDDDTVLMEKNTANNLKNWSTKDVFGYSETEYGKSSVPYEFPYGFGSFGFSSDLSSPVESVVGSTETESDEEDYLAGLTRQMAHSTLEDDFKRNDLPCGTEKTKGWVLSGSPQSTLCAVGSRCGCRQGSSRGSSNGSSPPATWDLLYEAAGEVERMKMNNEEGCCFNSQSRGLSGPPRKPPPISIPSKNPISDVSLYQQQQSLAYQKLQASQQLRRQVMMQQQQQGVWGGQNNILGTGVLFPQKPHQTQPVVQNRGRNITSVGRGPLGLSASAWPPLQNITQQQQHLQQQNNNHGGSGMRAVFLGNPGGKKECAGTGVFLPRQIGTRTESRKKQGCPTVLLPAKVVLALNLNLEGMGAQAQFQPRFNGSFTTDSDTAAARPRSNNILSHQKHRNGRPQPVMSNEVSLPSEWTY; encoded by the exons ATGGCAGAGAGTTTGGATAACGGTGAGTTTTGGCTGCCTCCTCAGTTTCTCTTAGACGACGATACTGTACTTATGGAAAAGAATACTGCTAATAACTTGAAGAACTGGAGTACCAAGGACGTCTTTGGCTACTCTGAAACTGAGTATGGCAAATCTTCGGTCCCATACGAGTTTCCTTATGGATTTGGTTCCTTTGGATTTTCTTCGGATCTCAGTTCTCCTGTTGAGTCTGTGGTTGGCTCTACTGAGACAGAGAGTGACGAAGAAGATTACCTGGCTGGGTTAACTCGCCAAATGGCTCACTCCACCCTTGAAGATGATTTCAAGAGAAACGACCTCCCTTGCGGCACCGAAAAGACTAAG GGTTGGGTTTTGTCTGGATCGCCTCAATCAACGCTATGTGCAGTTGGAAGCAGGTGCGGTTGTAGACAAGGGTCTAGCCGTGGAAGCTCGAATGGGTCTTCACCTCCAGCAACTTGGGATCTGCTGTACGAGGCTGCAGGAGAAGTAGAGAGGATGAAAATGAACAACGAAGAAGGATGTTGCTTTAACAGTCAAAGTAGAGGACTATCAGGTCCACCAAGAAAACCCCCTCCAATCTCTATTCCATCGAAAAATCCCATCTCAGACGTTAGTCTCTACCAACAGCAGCAGTCCCTTGCTTACCAGAAGTTGCAGGCATCTCAA CAACTGAGACGACAAGTGAtgatgcagcagcagcagcagggtgTTTGGGGAGGGCAAAACAACATTTTAGGGACTGGAGTATTGTTTCCTCAAAAGCCGCATCAGACCCAGCCAGTGGTCCAAAACAGAGGGAGGAATATTACTAGTGTTGGTAGAGGACCATTGGGTTTGTCTGCATCTGCTTGGCCGCCTCTACAAAACATAACACAGCAACAGCAACATCTCCAACAGCAGAACAACAATCATGGTGGTTCGGGCATGCGGGCTGTTTTCCTTGGTAATCCTGGAGGGAAAAAAGAATGTGCTGGTACTGGGGTTTTCTTACCTCGTCAAATCGGTACCCGAACTGAATCTCGCAAGAAGCAAG GGTGTCCCACTGTTTTGCTTCCAGCGAAAGTGGTGCTGGCTCTCAACTTGAATTTGGAAGGAATGGGTGCTCAGGCCCAGTTCCAGCCTCGTTTTAATGGAAGTTTCACAACTGACAGTG ATACCGCTGCTGCAAGGCCTCGCAGCAATAACATTCTCTCTCATCAGAAACATCGCAATGGCAGGCCACAACCAGTAATGAGCAACGAAGTCAGCTTACCCTCGGAATGGACTTATTGA